A genomic window from Cryobacterium sp. SO2 includes:
- a CDS encoding MIP/aquaporin family protein has translation MDNLGVVFLSELVGTALLVLLGCGVVANVALTKNKGFGAGFLMVTIGWGLAVFAGVIVSYNSGAHLNPAVTLGLVASGATEFGSGVPVNVVSVLVYILAQMIGAILGAVVVWLAYKQHFDQEPDPANKLGVFSTGPAIRSYGWNLVTEIIGTFVLVFVVIAFGGGRQGEGGGLAALGALPVALLVIVIGTSLGGPTGYAINPARDLGPRIAHALLPIKGKRGSDWAYSWVPVAGPVIGGVLAGWASLVLLPILT, from the coding sequence GTGGACAATCTCGGTGTTGTATTCCTCTCGGAGCTGGTGGGCACAGCCCTCCTGGTGCTCCTCGGCTGTGGCGTCGTCGCCAACGTCGCCCTCACGAAGAACAAGGGCTTCGGCGCCGGGTTCCTCATGGTCACGATCGGCTGGGGCCTCGCGGTCTTCGCCGGTGTGATCGTCTCGTACAACTCCGGTGCGCACCTGAACCCGGCGGTGACCCTCGGCCTCGTGGCATCGGGCGCCACCGAGTTCGGCTCGGGCGTGCCGGTCAACGTCGTCTCGGTGCTGGTTTACATCCTCGCCCAGATGATCGGCGCCATCCTCGGCGCCGTTGTGGTGTGGCTGGCGTACAAGCAGCATTTCGACCAGGAACCGGATCCGGCCAACAAGCTCGGCGTGTTCTCCACCGGTCCGGCCATCCGCTCGTACGGCTGGAACCTGGTCACCGAGATCATCGGCACCTTCGTGCTGGTGTTCGTGGTCATCGCCTTCGGTGGCGGTCGTCAGGGTGAGGGCGGCGGCCTCGCGGCACTCGGCGCGCTGCCCGTTGCGCTGCTGGTGATCGTGATCGGCACGTCGCTCGGTGGCCCCACCGGCTACGCCATCAACCCGGCCCGTGACCTCGGCCCCCGCATCGCCCACGCCCTGCTGCCCATCAAGGGTAAGCGGGGCTCCGACTGGGCCTATTCCTGGGTGCCCGTCGCCGGCCCGGTTATCGGCGGTGTGCTCGCCGGCTGGGCCTCCCTGGTGCTGCTGCCCATCCTCACCTGA
- the glpK gene encoding glycerol kinase GlpK: MSDKYIFAIDQGTTSTRAIIFDHAGSIISTGQLEHEQIFPRAGWVEHDPMEIWGNTRQVIGQALSKANLTRHDIEAVGITNQRETAVVWDRTTGLPIYNAIVWQDTRTQPIVDRLAADGGGDRFKATVGLPLATYFSGTKIAWILENVDGAREKADAGDLMFGTTDSWVLWNLTGGLEGGVHATDVTNASRTLFMNLETLEWDDEILGIFGVPRSMMPEIRSSSEVYGTVNEHSLLREVPIAGILGDQQAATFGQAAFDQGEAKNTYGTGNFLIFNTGTEIIHSKNGLLTTLGYKLGDAEPHYALEGSIAVTGSLIQWLRDNLGLINSASEIETLAATVDDNGGAYFVPAFSGLFAPYWRSDARGALVGLTRFVNKGHIARAALEAIAFQTREVIDAVNADSGVPLTELKVDGGATGNNLLLQFQADILGVPVVRPVVAETTALGAAYAAGLAVGFWSGLGELRANWQEDARWEPDMEDAERARLLRNWKKAVTKTLDWVDEDVL, from the coding sequence ATGAGTGACAAATACATTTTCGCCATCGACCAGGGCACCACCAGCACCCGCGCGATCATCTTCGACCACGCCGGTTCGATCATCTCCACCGGTCAGCTCGAGCACGAGCAGATCTTCCCCCGCGCGGGCTGGGTCGAGCACGACCCGATGGAGATCTGGGGCAACACCCGCCAGGTCATCGGCCAGGCGCTGTCCAAGGCGAACCTCACCCGGCACGACATCGAGGCGGTCGGCATCACCAACCAGCGCGAGACCGCCGTGGTCTGGGACCGCACCACCGGGCTGCCGATCTACAACGCCATCGTCTGGCAGGACACCCGCACCCAGCCGATCGTCGACCGTCTCGCAGCGGATGGCGGCGGCGACAGGTTCAAGGCCACCGTCGGCCTGCCGCTGGCCACCTACTTCTCCGGCACCAAGATCGCCTGGATCCTGGAGAACGTGGACGGCGCCCGCGAGAAGGCCGACGCCGGCGACCTGATGTTCGGCACCACGGACTCCTGGGTGCTCTGGAACCTCACCGGCGGCCTGGAAGGCGGCGTGCACGCCACCGACGTCACCAACGCCAGCCGCACCCTGTTCATGAACCTGGAAACCCTCGAGTGGGACGATGAGATCCTCGGGATCTTCGGCGTGCCGCGCTCGATGATGCCCGAGATCCGCTCCTCCAGCGAGGTCTACGGCACCGTCAACGAGCACAGCCTGCTGCGTGAGGTGCCGATCGCCGGCATCCTCGGCGACCAGCAGGCCGCCACGTTCGGCCAGGCCGCGTTCGACCAGGGCGAGGCCAAGAACACCTACGGCACCGGTAACTTCCTGATCTTCAACACCGGCACCGAGATCATCCACTCCAAGAACGGGCTGCTCACCACGCTCGGCTACAAGCTCGGCGATGCCGAACCGCACTACGCGCTCGAGGGATCCATCGCCGTCACCGGGTCGCTGATCCAGTGGCTGCGCGACAACCTCGGCCTGATCAACTCGGCGAGCGAGATCGAGACACTCGCCGCCACGGTCGACGACAACGGCGGCGCCTACTTCGTGCCGGCGTTCAGCGGCCTGTTCGCGCCGTACTGGCGTTCGGATGCCCGCGGAGCGCTCGTGGGCCTCACCCGGTTCGTCAACAAGGGCCACATCGCCCGCGCGGCGCTGGAGGCCATCGCGTTCCAGACCCGCGAGGTCATCGACGCGGTCAACGCCGACTCCGGCGTGCCGCTGACCGAGCTCAAGGTCGACGGCGGCGCCACCGGCAACAACCTGCTGCTGCAATTCCAGGCCGACATCCTCGGCGTGCCCGTGGTGCGCCCGGTCGTCGCCGAGACCACCGCGCTGGGCGCCGCCTACGCGGCCGGCCTGGCCGTGGGCTTCTGGAGCGGCCTGGGCGAGCTGCGCGCCAACTGGCAGGAAGACGCCCGTTGGGAGCCCGACATGGAGGACGCCGAGCGCGCCCGCCTGCTGCGCAACTGGAAGAAGGCCGTCACCAAGACCCTCGACTGGGTCGACGAAGACGTCCTGTAG
- a CDS encoding HAD family hydrolase, with translation MTTATSPALVLFDLDDTLFAHREAVAAGILGHVAAQGGRGAAADPHAVVELWNALEEQHYHAYLAGNLDFAGQRSARARDFAAAHGVQLTEDEASAWFSDYFVHYRAHWRLHEDALPCLDELARRIPGVRFGLITNGELAYQSVKLADTGLDAQVEHVITSAEFGLSKPRPEIFRHACALFGADPQLSVYVGDRLRTDAIGAAAAGLTGVWLDRVGSAGPPPPEADLVEARALGLIRLTTLAALPAVLAPQ, from the coding sequence GTGACGACTGCGACGAGCCCGGCACTGGTGTTGTTCGACCTGGACGACACCCTGTTCGCTCACCGTGAGGCCGTCGCCGCCGGCATCCTCGGGCACGTGGCCGCGCAGGGCGGCCGCGGCGCCGCCGCCGATCCGCACGCCGTCGTAGAGCTGTGGAACGCCCTCGAGGAGCAGCACTATCACGCCTACCTGGCCGGCAATCTGGACTTCGCCGGGCAGCGCAGCGCGCGCGCCCGGGACTTCGCCGCCGCACACGGGGTGCAGCTCACCGAGGACGAGGCCAGCGCCTGGTTCAGCGACTATTTCGTGCACTACCGGGCGCACTGGCGGTTGCACGAGGACGCGCTGCCGTGCCTCGACGAACTGGCGCGGCGCATCCCCGGGGTGCGGTTCGGGCTGATCACCAACGGGGAGCTCGCCTACCAGAGTGTGAAACTCGCCGACACGGGGCTGGACGCCCAGGTGGAGCACGTGATCACCTCGGCCGAGTTCGGCCTGAGCAAACCGCGGCCGGAGATCTTCCGGCACGCCTGCGCCCTGTTCGGCGCCGACCCGCAGCTCTCCGTGTACGTGGGCGACCGGCTGCGCACCGACGCCATCGGCGCGGCCGCCGCGGGGCTGACCGGGGTGTGGCTGGACCGGGTCGGGTCGGCCGGCCCTCCCCCGCCGGAAGCCGACCTGGTCGAGGCCCGCGCGCTGGGCCTCATCCGGCTCACCACCCTGGCCGCCCTGCCGGCCGTCCTCGCGCCGCAGTAG